The DNA segment ACGGCCCACACCGATAACGATTTAAGCGTCTACGATAAAAGCACCGATACAATGTGGCTGGCCGACTTATTGTTTCTGGAACATATCCCGGTGATCGACGGCAGTATCAAGGGTTGGTTGAAAGAGTTGGACGGGCTGGAAAAAAATCATTACAAACTGGTGATTCCCGGTCACGGTAGGCTGGTGAGAGACTGGCCGACTGCCTTGCAACCGGAAAAAGCCTATTTGGCTCAATTGGCCGCCGAAATCAGAAGCATGATTAAACAAGGCAAAACGCTGGAGTACGCGGTTGAACATGTCGGCTTATCGGCCAAGGATCACTGGCAACTTTTTGAACAATTCCATCGCAAAAACGTCACCATTGCCTTTGCCGAGCTGGAATGGGAAGACTGATTCTTTATCCTTAACGAGAGAGATTGACCATGATTAAACCGCATAAGATTTTATGGCTGTTGTTTTTTTTGCCGGCCATGATTTGGGCCGAGGGCGACGATAGCGTCTGGAACAGTGTGCTGAAAAACCAGTATTTTGCCGGTAAAAGCATCGAAGAGTCGGATGCCGTGATTGAATTGGAAGCGCCTTATCGGGCCGAGGACCCGGCGATCGTGCCGGTCAAGGTTTCCAGCAAGATTGCGCAAACCCAGGGCAAATACATCAAGAAAATCTGGCTGTTTGTCGATAAAAATCCGTTCCCATTCGTCGGCGAGTTTGAGTTTTTCCCGGAAAGCGGCAAGGCCGATTTGGCGATGCGGGTGCGGGTCAACACTTACAGTAATATCCGGGCGGTTGCCGAAACCAACGACGGCAAACTGAGCATGAGCAAAAAATTCGTCAAGGCCAGTGGCGGTTGTTCGGCACCGATAGGCGCCGATCTGGACGAAGCGATGAAACGGTTGGGCAAGGTCAAGTTCCGGCTGGATGAAGGCGTTAAAACCGGACAGCCCACCCAGGCGCAGTTAATGATTAGCCATCCCAATATCACCGGCATGCAAATGGATCAGATGACCAGATTTGTTAGAAAATCGCATTTCATCGATCAGTTGAAAGTGACATTTAATGACAAGCCGGTTTTAAACGCTAAAATCGACATTGCTATCAGTGCCGATCCCAATTTCCGGTTTTATTTCGTGCCGGACAAGCCTGGCGAGCTGAAAGCCGAATTCAGCGATATTTCCTGCGCATCGCCAATCAGCAGGGACGTTTGCAACAAGGGCGCAAGTTATTCGCAGCAGTATTCGGTTGCGCCCTAAGCTATCATTATGAACAAAACCGCGTTTTTGCTGTGCCTGTTGCTCTGCACAACCGATGCGCAGGCATTTCGTTGTGGTCGCCAACTGGTTCAGGAGGGCGATCATAAACTGGATGTATTGGAAAAATGCGGCGAACCTGAATGGACCGATCAACGGATTACCGTGGTTGCTAGTCGATTGCGTCACCCCTATGGCGCGTTGGAATATGATCAATATGAAGAAATAGTCATCGACGAATGGGTCTATAACTTCGGATCAAGAAAATTCAAACAATTTTTACAGTTTGAAAATGGCGTGTTAAAGAAAATTAAAAATTTGAGTTATGGACGCTGATCAGGGATGGCTTTCCCTCTTTAACGAATTCATAGCGCGACTTTCCGGGATCATTACTTAAAAATCATATGACAAAGCAAAGCAGCAATACCGTTTGGCACCACGCTACCGTGTCTAGGATCAGGCGCGAGCAACAAAATGGCCACAAATCCGTGATTATTTGGTTTACCGGCCTATCCGGGGCAGGGAAGTCGACCTTGGCGCACGCGGTCGAAGAGCGTTTGTATCAATTAGGCTGCCGTACCTTTGTGCTGGACGGCGATAATGTTCGGCATGGCTTGTGCGGCGATCTCGGTTTTACCGATGAGGATAGGCAGGAGAACATCCGGCGCATCGCCGAGTTAGCCAAGTTGATGCTGGAAGCAGGCACTATTTCATTAACGGCCTTTATTTCTCCGTTCAGAGCGGAACGGAACTTGGCTAGAAAGCTGGTGCCGCATGGCGATTTTATCGAGGTTTATTGCTCATGCGATCTATCGATCTGCGAGCAACGCGATGTCAAGGGTCTATACAAAAAAGCCCGGCGGGGTGAAATCAAACACTTTACCGGCATATCCTCACCCTATGAAGTGCCGGAAAATCCGGAGTTGAGCATCGATACCGGTAGTCATTCCTTGGACGAATGCGTCGATCAGGTTTTGGCCTTATTGGTGGAACGCGGCATTATCAATAATGCTGAATAGGTAACTGCGATGAATTTTGATGTATTCAACGGCGACGCCGACGGTATTTGCGCGCTAATACAATTGCGCTTGGCGGAGCCGGTAGACGCGACATTAATCACCGGCGTCAAACGCGACATCAGCCTGCTAAAACGAGTCGATGCCAATGCGGGCGATATAGTCACCGTGCTGGATATTTCCCTGGATAAAAATCGCCAGCCCTTAGTGGAAATGCTGGACAATCAAGTCGAGGTGTTTTACGTCGACCATCATCAAGCCGGCGAAATACCCGAGCATCCTGGGCTGACGGCTTTGATAAATACCGACGCCAATGTCTGTACCAGTTTGTTGGTGGATCGCTATTTGGATCATCGCTTTACCGCTTGGGCCGTGACGGCGGCGTTTGGCGATAATTTGGAAGACAGTGCGGTTCTTGCGGCGCAAGGCTTGAATCTAACTTCGGCACAACTTGACTCGTTGCGGCAACTGGGCATATATATTAACTACAACGGATACGGATCGAGTGTGGAAGACTTGTATTTTGCCCCCGATCAGTTGTACCGTTTGTTATCCGGTTATGAATCGCCGCTTGATTTCATTGCCAGCCGCGCGGATATTTACCGGCAGTTGCGGGAAGGTTATGACGGCGATATGGCGCTGGCCGAGCACACAAAAGCTGAATTTAAAACCGATAAAGTTGCGGTTTTCATCTTGCCGGATGCAAAATGGGCACGCCGGGTTAGCGGGGTCTGGAGCAATGATCTCGCCAACCAGTATCCCGAGCGGGCGCATGCAGTGTTGACGCATAATCAGCAGGGTGGTTATCTGGTAAGCGTTCGGGCGCCGTTGAATAATAAGACCGGCGCTGACGAGTTGTGCAAGCAGTTTCCGGGAGGAGGAGGGAGAAAGGCTGCGGCGGGGATTAATCATCTGCCGCTGGAGTTTTTACCTACTATGATTCAAGCCTTCGAACAACGTTATGCATGAGGGATTGATAAGAGTTTCGAAATGGCATAACTGTTTAGTTGTTTATCAAAGTGGCGTTAGTATTTTTAAGTATTATTTTGGTTTTGGATCGAGTTAAGCTGTTTTAATAATTTAGTTGAGTGAGGAAATACGATGATGAAATATTTTATTTTTACAAGTGTGCTTTTGTTAAACAGCGTGATGTCTGGAGAAGCAATGGCGGATTGCGCTACAAATCAGTTGACGGATGCTTCGAATCCTACTCTAAACGACTTACTTTCAGGCCATACTGTTTGTGAAGCTGCAGGGGATGCGGCGGCTACGGGGCCTGACCAGTCATGGGGCGTGCAAGAAGAGCATCGGTCTGGAGGTGAATTGTGGGATTACAAAAGAGGGCCTTCTAGTACAATTGACCCTACTAAACTTATCGGAGCTTGGTCGGTATCAGGTACTGGAGCAAACACTGTAGTCAATTATAGTTACCTTGCCGGTGGCGGTGGCGGTATTTATAAAGTCTATAATAATGGTAATGCAAGCTACGATATTTGTAACGGTCCTGCTCGGGTTGCTACTGTTACTGTAGTGCCTAGCATAGGCTCAGGTTGTTCTGGGTTTGCTCATGGCGCGCCATGATATGTAGTATCTATTTATATTTTGGTATTTGATTTCTTCAAACCCCTTATCGTAGAGGTTTATGCGTAAGGGGTTTTTTATGCCTGTTTGTACTCTACATAGTAGAAAATTAGCCGTATCGCTATATAGGATAAAAATTTTATTTATGATTTAAATTATTATGCCTTATGTTTTGATTTTTATTTTTTATTTGTCTTTCGTGGTTTACGGTAGTTTAGTTCCTCTTGAATACAAGTATATTTCTATAGATCAAGCGATAATAAAATTTAAAAGTATCAAATATCTTTCATTAGGCATTGAATCCAGAGCCGACTGGATTGCCAATATTCTGCTTTATATTCCACTCTCGTTTCTGGCACTCGGTACTGTTCGGAATTGGCTAAAAAGCGGTTTTTTGGCCAAGATTATTTTTCCGATTCTGGTTTTGTCGTTTTGTTTGGCAACGGCTGTTGGCATCGAATTCGCGCAGCAGTTTTTCCCCCCGCGCACCGTTTCATTGAACGATTTAATTGCCGAAGCCCTCGGTACGGTCATCGGCATTGTTTTGTGGTTTGGCGTCGGTGAAAAATCCATCGCTTATAGTCGGCAAATGACTCATGGCAATTGGTTGTCCATCAAATCGGCAATCATCCTTTACTTGCCGGCCTATGTTTTTCTAAGTTTGTTCCCTTTCGATTTCGTCACCTCGATCGATGAGTTAAATAACAAACTTGCCGGCGGCCACGATGCGCTTTTCATCAATATTGATGACTGCGGGGAAAATCCGTTTCGCTGCTCGGTGAAATGGGTGGTGGAAATACTGGTATTAATGCCCTTGGGCGGGCTTTTTGCCGCACTACCTTATGTGCCGAATCGGAAAGGATTGGCCGTGGTCGTGGGGTTTTTGTTGGGACTGGCGATAGAGGGTACTCAACTATTTATTTTTTCCGGTAGCGCGCAAGGCTTCTCCATCGTTACCCGGATGCTGGGCATGGCGGCCGGCGTCAAAGCCTATAGTGTTTTCGCGGCTCTGGATTCGTCAACTCTCAAACCTTGGATAGGCAGGGTGATTGGGCTGGCTTTAGTTCCTTATATTGGGGTGGTGGCCGCCATCAATGGCTGGATGGACGGAAATTGGATTTCCATGTCAGCCGCGCGGCAGAAATTAGACGATACCCATTTTTTGCCGTTTTATTATTTTTATTACACGACCGAAACCGTCGCGCTGGTGAGTTTGTTAAGCAATATCGGTGCTTATATGCCGGTGGGCTTGTTGTTTTGGCTGAATGGCCTGAGAAATCCCGGACGGCCTAAAACTCATGGTTTTTGGGTGGGGCTAACTGCGGCGACTTTTGCCGTAATCATCGAGACAGGCAAACTGTTTTTGAAGGCAAAACATGTAGACCCCACCGATGTGTTACTGGCCTTTGCGGCCGGGGCGGGTACTTATTGGGCGTTGAATGGTATTCAGCGTGTGTTGGGCCAATCCAGGCGAAGAGATTCTTCTCTCTATCAGACTCGATCAATACCGGAAGATGAGTCTATCGGCTCGAGGGCGGAGGATTTTTCGGGCGCGAAATCCTTGCCGATAGACAAAAATGGCTTACTGCCGGCCGGTTTGATCGGTCTATTGATTGTTTACCAGATGATGCACTATCCGCTGATGCCGGTTTTGTTAGCGCTAGCTTTGCTTGCTTATGCGTATGCGCTATTGCAAAAACCTTTAATCGGTTTTTTTGTATTGCCGGCCTTGTTGCCACTCCTGGACCTCGCGCCCTGGAGCGGGCGTTTTTTCTTCGACGAGTTTGATCTGTTAATACTGTCGACTTTGAGCATGTGGTTAATTCGGCCTGTTGCTGAGCCAAGGCAGATGCCGGGTATTCGAATAGCCGGATTTTTTTGTATGGGTTTGTTTTTGCTGTCGTTGGGCGTCAGTTTAATGATAGGTTTGATGCCATTGCCCAGCATCGACGCCAATGCCTTTAGTAATTATTACAGCAATTTCAACGCATTACGGATAGCGAAAGGCTTTTTGTGGGGGCTGCTTTTAATGCCCTATTTGAATAGAATTTTGCCGGGTAGCCCCGGGCGAGATTATTTTTCAAGCGGATTATTGATTGGCCTGGTTGGACTGGCAATTTTCTCGATTATCGAGCGCTGGGTATTTCCGGGGTTGTTCGATTTTTCCACCGATTATCGAATCAACGGCTTGTTTTCGACCATGCACACCGGGGGCGGACATATCGAGTCCTATCTGGCGTTGACTATGCCTTTTATTGCCTCGCTGTTCTTTAGCGACAAACATCCGCTATTGGCTCGCGTGGGTGGGGGAGTACTATTCGTTTTAAGCCTTTACACGTTGTTGATGACTTTTTCGCGTGGTGGGATGATTGGTATTGCCGTGGCATTTCTGGTCTTGCTGGCGGGACTTTATTTTCATTTTAGCAGTCATCGGCGGTTAAAAATCTGGCAGTCGCTCGCGAGTGTCGCGCTTTTGTTGATCGCCATCGCCATGCTGGCCGTCCCGGTGTTCAAGGGCGACTTGATCAAACACCGTATCAGTGTGGCCGAAAAGGATAGCGAGAGCCGCCATAAACATTGGGCCGCGGCGATCGATATGATGGATGGCGATTTTGTGAGTCAAGCTTTCGGCATGGGCTTGGGAAGTTTTCCCCGTACGTTTTTTTGGTCGAATCAGGAAAATGCCCATCCGGCAATCTACCGTGTCGCGGCTGACAATGGCAATCAATTTTTGGCTTTACAGGGTGGTGATGCATTGTTTATCGGGCAGTATGTCGCCATGCAGCCGCATCAAAAGCTGAAATTATCCATAGAGGTGCGTAGTCCCGAACAAAATGCAGTGTTGTCTGTTCCAATCTGCGAGAAATCCTTACAATACTCGTTTCGATGTGTTTCCACTGAAATCAAGGTGGTCTCCGCCCAGTGGCAGCGCATCGTAAAGGACATAGACAGCGGCGATTTGGGCGCGAGTTCATCGGACATTGCAAATGGGTGGCCGAGTAGGCCGGTGCAGCTGGCACTCTATGCCGGCGGCGATGTCGGCAAGATTGTCGAGGTGGACAATCTAAGTTTGCAGGATGCAAAGGGTAATAATCTAATCAGTAATGGCGATTTCTCCGCGGGTACCGACCGCTGGTACTTTTCCACGGAAAAGCATAATCCCTGGCATATCTTCAATATTTGGGTACAAGTGCTATTCGATATGGGTTGGCTAGGTTTGTGCGCCTTTATTATATTGATCCTATATGTTTATTACCGTTTATTGAAATCCCTGCGGCACGACATCCATGCCCCAATTTTACTGGCTTCTTTCAGCGGGTTTTTGATTATCGGTTATGTGGATAGTCCATTTGACGCGCCAAGATTGACGTTTTTGTTTTTCATGCTGGTCGCTTTTGCAATTTTTGGCTGCAAGAGACCGGATAAATCATTGAGAAGATTAAATAAATAATGAACGACTTTATTCCCGGCCAACGCTGGATGAGTAACACCGAGTCGGAACTCGGTTTGGGTATGATTTTGGAAGCGGAGTTTAATCGCGTAACCGTGCTGTTTCTGGCCACCGGCGACAAGCGGGTGTATGCCAAGGATAATGCGCCGTTGACTCGCGTGCGCTTTGCCGAGGGCGATGTGATCGAATCGACCGACTACAGCAAATTGACCGTGCAGCAGGTGCAACAGCATGATGGACTGCTGAGTTATTTCGGACTGGATGAGGATGGCCAGTTTCTACAGATCGACGAGATGGAACTCAATCACCATATCCAATTCAACAAGCCGCAGGATAGGTTGTTTACCGGTCAGTTCGATCCCAGCGCCTGGTTCAGCCTGCGGTTTGAAACCTGGCGCCGGCAACGGCAACATCAACAATCGGCGGTCAAGGGCTTGCAGGGCGCGCGAGCGGCATTGATTCCGCACCAGTTGTACATCGCCCACCAAGCAGCCAATCGGATCGCGCCACGGATCATGCTGGCGGACGAGGTCGGTTTGGGCAAAACCATCGAAGCCGGTTTGATTCTGCATCACCGATTGATCAATGGTTTGAGCCAACGGGTGCTGATTTTGGTGCCGGAAGCATTGATGTATCAATGGCTGGTGGAAATGCTGCGGCGCTTCAATTTGCGTTTTAGTCTGTTGGATGAAACACGTTGCTTGTCTTGTCCGGAGGACAATCCGTTTTCGACCGAGCAATTGGTGTTGTGCAGCCAACAGTTTTTCGCCGATTTCCCCGAGCGTCAGGCTCAAGCCCTGGATGCCGGTTGGGATATGGTGGTGGTGGACGAGGCGCATCATTTGGAATGGAGTGAACAAGCACCGAGTAGCGATTATCTGTTTGTCGAGCAATTGGCGCACAGCGTGGATGGCTTGGTTTTGTTGACCGCCACTCCCGAACAGCTGGGCAAGGAAAGTCATTTTGCCCGCTTGCGCTTGCTCGACCCCGATCGCTTTTATAGCTTTCAGCAATTCGTCAAGGAGGAAAGCCAGTTTGCCCCGGTTGCCGAATTAGCCAATCAACTGATTTCGGGGCAGCGGTTGAATGCCGACCAGCAAACCCGGCTGAAAAACCTGTTGCAACAAGATAATGTCGACAAGTTGCTGCAACAATTCAATACCGAACCGGAGAACCATGAGGTGCGGGAGGAATTGATCAAGTTGCTGCTGGATCATCATGGTACCGGGCGGATTTTGTTCAGAAATTCCCGGCATACCGTGCAGGGATTTCCGGATCGCCAGCGCCATGGCTATCCCTTGCAAGGCGATGCGGGCGCCGAGTTGGCCGATAGTCCCTATTTTGTCTGGTTGGTCGCTAAGCTGAAAGAACTGGGCGAGGAAAAGGCGCTGTTGATTTGTCAGCGCGCGGACACGGTGATCAAGCTTGAGCAATTGCTGCGGCTGCATGTGGGCCATACCGCCGCCGTATTTCATGAAGGCATGAGCATCGTCGAGCGCGACCGTGCCGCGGCGTTTTTTGCCGACGACGAAAGCCGGGCGCAAGTCTTGTTATGCTCCGAAATCGGCAGCGAAGGGCGCAATTTTCAGTTCGTGCGGCATTTGATACTATTTGATTTACCGCGTAATCCCGATCTGTTGCAACAACGTATCGGCCGGCTGGATAGGATAGGCCAAAAGCATGTGATTCAGATTCATATTCCCTATCTGCTCGATAGTCCTCGGCATCTGTTGTTCCGCTGGTATGAAGAGGGCCTGGATGCCTTCCGGCATAATTGTTCGGCCGCCGGTCATGTCGCCAAGCAATTGGATGCCGAGTTGACCAAATTGCTTGTCAGCCTCGATCAGGATGCGATTGAGCGTTTTATTACAACGACCAAGGCACTGACTCGGCAAATTGAAGCCGAACTGCAAAGCGGC comes from the Methylomonas sp. LL1 genome and includes:
- a CDS encoding DHH family phosphoesterase gives rise to the protein MNFDVFNGDADGICALIQLRLAEPVDATLITGVKRDISLLKRVDANAGDIVTVLDISLDKNRQPLVEMLDNQVEVFYVDHHQAGEIPEHPGLTALINTDANVCTSLLVDRYLDHRFTAWAVTAAFGDNLEDSAVLAAQGLNLTSAQLDSLRQLGIYINYNGYGSSVEDLYFAPDQLYRLLSGYESPLDFIASRADIYRQLREGYDGDMALAEHTKAEFKTDKVAVFILPDAKWARRVSGVWSNDLANQYPERAHAVLTHNQQGGYLVSVRAPLNNKTGADELCKQFPGGGGRKAAAGINHLPLEFLPTMIQAFEQRYA
- a CDS encoding DUF2845 domain-containing protein, which encodes MNKTAFLLCLLLCTTDAQAFRCGRQLVQEGDHKLDVLEKCGEPEWTDQRITVVASRLRHPYGALEYDQYEEIVIDEWVYNFGSRKFKQFLQFENGVLKKIKNLSYGR
- a CDS encoding quinoprotein dehydrogenase-associated SoxYZ-like carrier, encoding MIKPHKILWLLFFLPAMIWAEGDDSVWNSVLKNQYFAGKSIEESDAVIELEAPYRAEDPAIVPVKVSSKIAQTQGKYIKKIWLFVDKNPFPFVGEFEFFPESGKADLAMRVRVNTYSNIRAVAETNDGKLSMSKKFVKASGGCSAPIGADLDEAMKRLGKVKFRLDEGVKTGQPTQAQLMISHPNITGMQMDQMTRFVRKSHFIDQLKVTFNDKPVLNAKIDIAISADPNFRFYFVPDKPGELKAEFSDISCASPISRDVCNKGASYSQQYSVAP
- a CDS encoding VanZ family protein, with protein sequence MPYVLIFIFYLSFVVYGSLVPLEYKYISIDQAIIKFKSIKYLSLGIESRADWIANILLYIPLSFLALGTVRNWLKSGFLAKIIFPILVLSFCLATAVGIEFAQQFFPPRTVSLNDLIAEALGTVIGIVLWFGVGEKSIAYSRQMTHGNWLSIKSAIILYLPAYVFLSLFPFDFVTSIDELNNKLAGGHDALFINIDDCGENPFRCSVKWVVEILVLMPLGGLFAALPYVPNRKGLAVVVGFLLGLAIEGTQLFIFSGSAQGFSIVTRMLGMAAGVKAYSVFAALDSSTLKPWIGRVIGLALVPYIGVVAAINGWMDGNWISMSAARQKLDDTHFLPFYYFYYTTETVALVSLLSNIGAYMPVGLLFWLNGLRNPGRPKTHGFWVGLTAATFAVIIETGKLFLKAKHVDPTDVLLAFAAGAGTYWALNGIQRVLGQSRRRDSSLYQTRSIPEDESIGSRAEDFSGAKSLPIDKNGLLPAGLIGLLIVYQMMHYPLMPVLLALALLAYAYALLQKPLIGFFVLPALLPLLDLAPWSGRFFFDEFDLLILSTLSMWLIRPVAEPRQMPGIRIAGFFCMGLFLLSLGVSLMIGLMPLPSIDANAFSNYYSNFNALRIAKGFLWGLLLMPYLNRILPGSPGRDYFSSGLLIGLVGLAIFSIIERWVFPGLFDFSTDYRINGLFSTMHTGGGHIESYLALTMPFIASLFFSDKHPLLARVGGGVLFVLSLYTLLMTFSRGGMIGIAVAFLVLLAGLYFHFSSHRRLKIWQSLASVALLLIAIAMLAVPVFKGDLIKHRISVAEKDSESRHKHWAAAIDMMDGDFVSQAFGMGLGSFPRTFFWSNQENAHPAIYRVAADNGNQFLALQGGDALFIGQYVAMQPHQKLKLSIEVRSPEQNAVLSVPICEKSLQYSFRCVSTEIKVVSAQWQRIVKDIDSGDLGASSSDIANGWPSRPVQLALYAGGDVGKIVEVDNLSLQDAKGNNLISNGDFSAGTDRWYFSTEKHNPWHIFNIWVQVLFDMGWLGLCAFIILILYVYYRLLKSLRHDIHAPILLASFSGFLIIGYVDSPFDAPRLTFLFFMLVAFAIFGCKRPDKSLRRLNK
- the rapA gene encoding RNA polymerase-associated protein RapA, with the translated sequence MNDFIPGQRWMSNTESELGLGMILEAEFNRVTVLFLATGDKRVYAKDNAPLTRVRFAEGDVIESTDYSKLTVQQVQQHDGLLSYFGLDEDGQFLQIDEMELNHHIQFNKPQDRLFTGQFDPSAWFSLRFETWRRQRQHQQSAVKGLQGARAALIPHQLYIAHQAANRIAPRIMLADEVGLGKTIEAGLILHHRLINGLSQRVLILVPEALMYQWLVEMLRRFNLRFSLLDETRCLSCPEDNPFSTEQLVLCSQQFFADFPERQAQALDAGWDMVVVDEAHHLEWSEQAPSSDYLFVEQLAHSVDGLVLLTATPEQLGKESHFARLRLLDPDRFYSFQQFVKEESQFAPVAELANQLISGQRLNADQQTRLKNLLQQDNVDKLLQQFNTEPENHEVREELIKLLLDHHGTGRILFRNSRHTVQGFPDRQRHGYPLQGDAGAELADSPYFVWLVAKLKELGEEKALLICQRADTVIKLEQLLRLHVGHTAAVFHEGMSIVERDRAAAFFADDESRAQVLLCSEIGSEGRNFQFVRHLILFDLPRNPDLLQQRIGRLDRIGQKHVIQIHIPYLLDSPRHLLFRWYEEGLDAFRHNCSAAGHVAKQLDAELTKLLVSLDQDAIERFITTTKALTRQIEAELQSGRDQLLELNSCRPDEAAGLIGQLHAIENDGGLWPYMEALFDCYGVDVEYHSKDCHILWPSENLRIAHFPMLQDDGLTVTVDRDIALAREDMQFLTQEHPMVLSAMDLVLSSETGNAAVSIIKQPQLKAGRFLLELLFVVECSAPAELQIGRFLPHTPLRVLIDQDKKDLTEAITHESMLETPDSIDKEQISQFLNSQRQHIQDMIKAGEQKAQARMQNLITESGNRMIAAFTGEIKRMVRLKKINPGIKDQEIQQLKEMTMLAHESIQDAQLRLDAVRFVVTG
- the cysC gene encoding adenylyl-sulfate kinase, encoding MTKQSSNTVWHHATVSRIRREQQNGHKSVIIWFTGLSGAGKSTLAHAVEERLYQLGCRTFVLDGDNVRHGLCGDLGFTDEDRQENIRRIAELAKLMLEAGTISLTAFISPFRAERNLARKLVPHGDFIEVYCSCDLSICEQRDVKGLYKKARRGEIKHFTGISSPYEVPENPELSIDTGSHSLDECVDQVLALLVERGIINNAE